Below is a genomic region from Acidobacteriota bacterium.
AGCAGCCGGACCTGAGGCTGGCCCATCGGCTCGATCGCGAGACCAGCGGGGCGCTGCTGGTCGCGGAGGATGCCGCCACTGCCCGACAGCTATCCCGTGCGTTCGCGAAGGGACAGATGCGGAAGGAATACCTTGCGTGGCTGCAAGGGGAGTTGGCCGACGACGAGGGTGTCGTCGATCAACCCATCGGAAACGACGAGGCCTCGCCAATCTACGTCAAACTGAAGACCGGCTGCGGGAAGCCGGCGCGGACCCGCTTCAGGGTCGAGCGTCGTGAGGTCGGACGCACGCTGGTCCGGATGTTCCCCGCCACGGGCCGACGGCACCAGTTGCGGCTCCACGCCCTGGCCCTCGGTCACCCGATCCTCGGGGACATCCTCTATGGCCGTGACGAGCAGGACTACCTTGCGATGGTGGCCGGCGACGATCCGCGACCCGGTCGAAACGAGCCGCTCCGGCAGCTGCTGCACTGTGCCCGGATGGCCCTGGCTGCCGACGATGGCCCCACGCTGGATGTCCACGCACCTCTGCCGTCGGACATGCGGTAGAGCCGCAGCGCCTCGCTGGGTCCACCGCCCCGTTAACGATATACTCAGGTTTCTGCGTCAACCGACAGCTTCACGGTAGCCAGGAATCCCAATGCCAAGACCATCATTCGTGTCCCGTTCGATCACGCCAACGCTTGGAATCTTCTTCTGGACGCTCGTCGGGATCGCGGGGTTTGTGAGCGCCGCGACCGCTGACGACGACGCCTGGTGGCAGAAAGTCCAGGCCGACATCGCCGACGGCGAGTATGCCGTCCGCCAGCAGGTCGACGAGCAGGGGAGCCGACTCCAGGCGCCCAATCGTGCCCAGGGGTTTCGCTCGACGTTCGACCGTCGTGGCGTGAGCCTCGAGCCCCGTGACGTCGTTCGATCGACGCTTGCCGACGATGCGTGGTCCTGGGGTCTGAGCCTGACGCGAATCTCTCGGGGCGGGATCGGCCGACAGGACGTCGAGGCGCTGGCGCCGATCGCCGATCGCAGGGCACCGAATCGCGTCCACTACCCACGTGCCGGTCACGACGAGTGGTTCGTCAACGACCCCGAGGGGCTTGAGCACGGCTTCACGTTCTACACACCGCCGAGACCCGGCGGCGAGAAGACCGGCGACCTCCGCCTGGAGTTGGAGCTGAGCGGAACTCTGTCCGCGCGACTGGACTCGGACCGGAGGGGAGCCGATTTTCTCGACGCCTCGGGGCAACGTCGCCTTCGCTATGCCGGACTACAAGTTAACGATGCGACCGGTGCCGAGCTGTCGGCCTGGATGGAAGCCTGGAACCGAGCCGGTCGGCGGGGACTGACGATCCGCGTCGACGATCGTGATGCGGTCTACCCCATCGTCGTGGATCCTCTGGCGACGGTGCCCGGTTGGACCAGCGACGGCGACCTCGCCGGCGCTGCTCACGGCGCCGCGGCGACCGGTGTGGGCGATGTCAACGACGACGGCTTCGATGACATCGTCGTTGCAGCACCCCGGTTTGACGGCGGACTCGTCGACGAGGGGCGGGTGCAGCTGTTCCTCGGCGCCGCTGGCGGCCCGGGCACGACCCCGGCATGGACCGTGGAAGGCGAGCAGGCGGGGGCCCTGTTCGGCTCCTCCGTCGCTGCGGCCGGCGATCTGAATGGAGATGGCATCGCGGATCTCGCGATCGGTGCCGAGGCCTATCTGACCGGCGGCGGGGGTCGTGACGGAGCCGCGTACGCCTATCTGGGATCCTCCTCCGGACCCGCATTGGTCGCCGACTGGATGGTCGAGAGCCCGCTCGGGATGACGCTCGGTGACGATCGTTTCGGTGCCAGCGTCGCCGCGGCCGGTGACATCGACGGAGACGGCTTCGGGGACCTGATCATCGGGGCGCCCGGCTACGGCCAACCGGAATCCGCGGAGGGCGCCGCGGCCCTGTTCCTCGGCTCCGCCGTCTTGCCGGCGACGACCCCTGCATGGCTTTTCGAGGGCGATCAGATCGACGCAGCGGTGGGAACATCCGTTGCCTGGGCCGGCGACATCAATGGTGACGGCTTCGCGGATGTGGTCGTGGGTGCCCCCGGGTACAACGACCTACCCGTCGGTGAGGGGACCGCGTTCGCCTTCTACGGTGGCGCAGGCGGCCTCGCGTCGACGCCCGACTGGAGCTTTGACTCCAACCAACCGGACGCCGGGCTCGGTGGTTCCGTCGCGTCTGCCGGTGACGTCAACGGCGACGGTTTCTCCGACGTCATTGTCGGCGCAGAAGGCTTCGATGCGGCGACGGTCGATAGCGGCCGGTCGTTCGTCTTTCACGGCTCGGCCGCCGGCCTGTCGGTCGGACCCGACTGGTTTCGCTCACCGTTCCAACCTCAGGGCAGTCTCGGTGGGCTGCGTTCCGGTCGTTCCGTCGCCTCCGCGGGGGACATCAACGGCGACGGTTACGCCGATGTGATCGTCGGCATCCCGTTTGGCAACGCCAACGATTCCGATGGGGCCGTCGAGGCGTTCTACGGTTCCTCCGACGGCCTCGCGCTGCAACGGGCGTGGATCGCCAGCGGTGGTCAGACCGGCTCCGAGTTCGGGGCGCAGGTGGCGACGGCCGGGGACGTCAACGGGGACGGGTTCTCCGATCTGCTCGTCGGTGCCCCGGCGTTCGACGATGTCGCGATCGACGAGGGCCGGACACACCTCTTCTTCGGCGGACCGGAGGGTCCAGCCACCGACGCGAGCTGGCAGGTCGACGGGATGGCCGACTTCGACCAGCTCGGTCGTTCGGTCTCGGGTGCCGGTGATGTGAACGGCGACGGGTTCGCCGACGTCATCGTCGGTGCATACCTGGTCGATGGCGTGGGTCCCCAGAGCGGTCGCGCCCTGGTCTATCACGGCAACCCGTCGGGGCTATCCGCCATGGCGGACTGGAGTGCCGATGGGGATCGAGCGGAAGGCCTGTTCGGATACTCGGTCAGCGGGCTGGGAGACATCAATGGCGACGGGTACGACGACGTGGCGGTCGGTGCGGCGTTTCACGACAACGGAGAATCGGACGAGGGTCGGGTGTTTGTCTATCACGGGTCGCCGACGGGACTCGCGGCGATACCGGCCTGGGATGCCGAGGGCGATCAAATCGATGCGCTCTTCGGTGCCGCAGTGGCCGGTGCCGGTGACGTCAACGGAGACGGCTATGCCGATCTCCTGATCGGCGCGGTCCTTCATGACGAGATGTTCGAGGACGAGGGCCGAGCGTTGGTCTACCACGGGAGTGCCGACGGGCTCTCTCTGGTTGCGGACTGGACCGCCGATGGAGCACAGGCCGAGGCCCTCCTTGGACGATCCGTCGCCGGCGCAGGCGACATCAACGGAGATGGCTACGATGACGTCGTCGTCGGATTGCCGCGTTACGACGACGGCCAGTTCGATGAGGGGCAGGCCCGCCTGTATCTCGGTTCTGCCGGCGGGCTCGATAGCTCTGCTGTGTGGACGTTCAGTGGAGATCAGACACAGGCCTTGCTAGGGAATTCCGTGACGGGCGTGGGCGATATCAACGGCGATGGATTTGCCGATGTGGTGATCGGCGCGCCCCTTCAGGAGAACGGCGAAATCGACGAGGGGTGTGCGTTCGCCTTTTACGGGTCCGCCGCCGGACTTCCCGTGGATCCGAACTGGATCGGGGAGTCGGATCAGGTGTCGGCCCAGTTTGGCTTCTCCGTCTCCGGTGCAGGAGATGTGAACGGTGACGGACACGCGGACCTGATCGTAGGATCCTATCGATTCGACGAGCTCGTGCCGGACGCCGGTCGGGCGTTCGTCTATCTGGGTACGGATACCGGATTTCCCACGACGCCTTCGTGGTCCGTCGGTTCGGACCAGGTGTTCGGTTCCTTCGGTTATTCGGTTTCCTCCGCCGGAGACGTCAACGGAGACGGCGTCGCCGACCTGATCATCGGCGCGTTGCAGTACGACGAGGCCGCTACCGATGGCGGTTCGGCGTTTCTGTACTTCGGCAACGACGGCGCCGGGACGACGATCGGGGCACAGCAACGCCGAGACGACGACCTGGCTCCGATCGGCTCCCCGGGTGTGAGCGACGTCGTGGATGGTTTCCGATTGGCGGCGATCGGGAGATCTCCGATGGGTCGCGGACGCGTGCGACTGGAGTCCGAGGTCAAGCCATCCGGCATGCAGTTCGACGGTAGTCAAACCGGCGGCGGAGCATGGCTCGACAGTGGCCTGGTCGGCGCGTCGTTCAGCGAGACGGTCACCGGACTGCCGGGCGACACGGCGTATCACTGGCGTGCCCGAATCCGGTACGAACCGCTGACGTCTCCATTTCAGAGGCATGGACGATGGGTCAACGTCCCCGATCGCGGTCAGGAAGAGCGCGACCTGGTGCTCCGCGATTGCGTCGACGTGGACGGCGATGGATACGGTGTTACTGGAAGCCCCGCCTGTCCCGCCGGCGGTTCGCGGGACTGTGACGACGATGACTCGGGCGTGTTCGCCGGCGCGACACAGGTTTGTGACGGGCTCAATACCGATTGTCTCGATCCTGCCTGGCCCGCACTTCAAGACTTCGATGACGACGGTGACGAAGATCTCTGCGACAACTGCACCGACCAGGATGACGATGGGTTCGGCGATCCGGGATTCGGCAACGGTTGTGCCGACGACAACTGTCCGCGGGTTTCTAATCTCACCCAGGCCGATGGCGACGCCGACGGCGCCGGCGATGCCTGCGATACCTGCCCCGGGATCTCGGATCCGGGCCAGGCGGATGCCGATTTCGACGGTCGTGGCGACGCCTGCGACATCTGTCCGGCCGTGGGCAACGCCGGACAGTTCGATGGCGACGGCGACGGGCTCGGCGATGCCTGTGATCTCTGTCCGTTCCTCAGCGGTGGGGCCAATCTGGACAGCGACGGGGACGGAGTGGGCGAGCCGTGCGATCTATGTCCGGCGACCGCGGATGCGTTTCAGGTCGACACCGATGGCGATCTCGCCGGTGACGAGTGCGATCTTGATGACGACGCCGACGGGCTCGACGATGATGTCGACAACTGTGTCGTCGCAGCCAACCCGCTTCAGGAAGATGTCGATGAGGACGGTGTCGGGGATCTCTGCGACAACTGCCCGATGACGGCCAATACCAACCAATTCGATTTCGATCTCGACGGTATCGGGGTCCTCTGCGACACCTGTGTCGATAGCGACGGCGACGGCTTTGGCGACTTCGGGTCTGTCACCACCGATTGCCCCGAAGAGGACGACCTGTGCGTTCAGGACCCGCTGAACGATATCGATGGCGATCTTGTCTGCGGCAATCTCGATAGCTGCCCGTTTGCCGCCAACGCGTTGCAAGACTGTGACATGGACGCGAACACCGCTGACATGCAGTGCGACGATGACTCGGACGATGTGGGTAACGTTTGCGATAACTGTCCCACGTTCGCAAACCCGGACCAGCGCGATACCGATCGTGACGGGGTAGGGGACCGCTGCGATCTCGACGACGACAACGACGGTGTCGATGACGTCGATGACCCGGATCCGGACGGCGACGGCGTATTGACCGACTTCGACGGTGACGGAGAGTACGAGCCCTGTGGGAGTGGCGGGCACCTGGGGTGTGACGACAATTGCGCGAGTGTGGCCAACGGGAATCAACGCGACGTCGATTCAGACCTCGTGGGCGATGCCTGTGACGATGACGACGGGCAGGTCGAGGGGCTGAACGTCGATACGATCGAGGTCGCGGGGCAGCGCATCGTGTACATGGACTGGCGGCCGGAGACGAGTGCGGCGTTCTACCTGGTCTATCGCGGGGATATCGCGAATGTCGCCGTGAACGCCGGCGATTGCTTCGGACCGCCGCTGCTCCTCGCCGAACGGATCCTGCAGGACACCCCTGCGCCCGGCGCCGGGTTCTTCTACCTGGTCGGAACCCGCGGGAACGCGGGGGACGGCTCGTTGGGTCTGGACGGCCGGCAGCGGGCACGTCGACCCGGAACGACCTGTTCGTTGGTCCCGAGTTAGCCGGGCGTCGTCTCGGCCATCAACAACATGGTGGTTGGGTCCAACGCCAGCTTCAATTCCGAGACATCCGTGTTCTCGTGATCCTTGTGTAGGCCGACATGGACGGCGTTTCCGTCGTGGGCCATGGTCAGGATCACGTCCACCGAACCCTCGAGCCGAGCAATCGGTTCCGGGACGCCTCGGGAGTTGCGCTCCGCACTGCGGGTCGTCACGGCAGACATCCACAGCTCGCAGTGGAATTCCGAGGCGATCTCTCGCAGTTTCGCGAGGTCCTCGTCGCTGCTGGATGCGAAGGGGAAGCCCTCGAGGATGATGGCCGTAGGCTCGAAATTGTCGGTCTCTTTCCAGAAGTTGACGATCTCCTTCAGCTTGGCGGGGCTGAAGTTCACGGCGCGCGAGCATTGGATGCGACGATTACGCTCGCAGTCGAGACGGGCCTGCCACACATCCTCGAGTTCCTGCGAATGCGCCAGGTCCTGGAAGATGTCGTCGTAGAACGCGACGACCTTCTCGAGTGGCTGGTCGAGGGTGACGTGCAGCACGTTCTTCCCGCGCATCAGGTCGTCGAGGGCCACGCCGACAAGAAAAGCCGTCTTGCCGACGCCGTGTCGGGCGATGACGACGCCGAGTTTGCCGAGCCCGAGCCCACCGTGCATGGACTGCTCGAGGACGCGCAACGGGCTTCGATCATTAGTTCTTTTCGGTGCATTTCAAATGACTCCAGGAAGCCGTCAGGCGTTGGCCTTTTCCTTGCGATATTTCTCGATGAGCTCTTCCGAGATCTCATTGGGAACGGGGGCGTACTTCGCGAACTCCATCGTGTACTCCGCCTTGCCCTGGGTCGCGGACCGCAGGTCGGTGGAGTATCCGAACATCTCGGAGAGCGGGACATCCGCGTCGACGCGAACGAAGCCCTCTTCCTCGGTTGTGCCGGCGATGACCGCGCGGCGTTGCATGACCGTCTTCACGAACACGCCCTGGAACTCTCCCGGGCCCTCGATGGAGACTCTCATGATCGGTTCCAGGATGACGGGCTTGGCCCTCATGTAGACCTCGCGGAAGGCACCACGACCGGCGGCCTGGAACGCGTTGTCCGACGAGTCCACTGCATGGGAGTTGCCGTCGTTGATGTCGACGCGAAGTCCCGTGACCGGGAAGCCGATGAGGAGACCGGTCTTCATCATCGACTTGAAGCCCTTGTCCACCGAGGGGATGTACTCGCCGGGGATCGCCCCACCGCGAATACTGTCGACAAACTCGTAGTCGCCGTTCTCCATCGGTTCGATGTAACCGGCGACACGGCCGTACTGGCCGGCACCACCGGTCTGCTTCTTGTGCGTGTAGTTGAACTCGGCCCGCCGACTGATCGCCTCGCGGTAGGCCACCTGCGGGGCGCCGACCTCGACCTCGGCCTTGTACTCGCGCTTCATCCGTTCGACGTAGACGTCGAGGTGAAGCTCGCCCATTCCGGAGATGATCGTCTCCAGCGACTCCTCATCCACCCGGCTGCGGAACGTCGGGTCTTCCTTCATGAATCGATTGAGCGCCTTGGCGAGGTTGGCCTCTGCCTTGCGATCTTTCGCCTTGATCGAGAGATGGATGACCGGCTCCGGCACATGCATCGACGTCATCGCGACCCGGCGGCCATTGGTGAAGGTGTCGCCCGATGCGCAATCGATGCCGAACAGGGCGACGATGTCACCGGCGCTGGCGTGAGTGATGTCTTCCATCTCGTCCGAATGCATGCGGACCAGACGACCGACACGGACACCCTTGCCCGTCCGCGTGTTGACGATCTCGTCTCCCTTCTTGAGGGAGCCCTCGTAGAGGCGGACGTAGGTCAACTGACCGAATCGACCCTCTTCAAGCTTGAACGCGAGAGAAACCAACGGCTTCGACGGATCGCTGTGCAGCGGAACGGGTTTCTCGTCGTCCTCGATGTCGATGGCGACGTTTTCGATCTCGTCGGGAGCAGGGAGGAACGCGTTGACCGCGTCGAGCAGCAGTTGGACACCCTTGTTCTTGTAGGCGGAGCCCATCAGCACCGGAGTGAGGCCGAGGGAGAGTACGCCACGACGGATGGCCGTCCGTAGCATCTCGTTGTCCACCTTCTCTTCCAGGATGGCCTCCATCAGTTCGTCGGAGTGCATCGAGGCTGCATCTAGAAGGATCTCACGATACTCGGTCGCACGCTCGACCATATCTTCCGGAACATCCTCGACCCGGATCGTTTCCCCTGCCTCGCCGTCGAAATAGGAGGCTTTCATCTCGATGAGGTCCACGACGCCGACGTGTTTGTCCTCGAGCCCGATCGGGAGCTGCAGGAGGACCGCGTTCAGCTTCAGCTTTTCGCGAAGCTCCCCGCAGACCTTGATCGGGTTGGCACCCGACCGATCGAGTTTGTTGACAAACGCCAGGCGCGGCACCTTGTAGCGACGCATCTGCCGATCGACGGTGATCGACTGGGACTGAACGCCGGCCACGGAGCAGAGCACCAGAACCGCGCCATCCAGCACACGCAGCGATCGTTCAACTTCGATGGTGAAGTCGACGTGACCGGGGGTGTCGATGATGTTGATGTGGTGGTCTTTCCACTCACAGTGGGTCGCGGCCGAGGCAATGGTGATGCCACGCTCACGCTCCAACTCCATCGAATCCATCTTTGCCCCGACGCCGTCTTTACCCTTGACGTCGTGAATCTTGCGGATTCGGTTTGTGTAGAACAGAACACGTTCGGTCAGCGTCGTCTTGCCCGAGTCGATATGGGCGCTGATGCCGATGTTCCTGAGCTTGCTGAGATCCTGGCTCACGGTACTACCTTTCGTCGAGTTTCCGTTTCCACACGCCTCGACGGATCGATGCGAGGTGTCGGTCGGGAATACCTGACTCTTGGTTTGGGAAGGCCCGCCTTCGCACACCGATGCGTCGCGGTGCCGGTCTCTCCGATTACATGGAATGGCGACCCACGGGGGACGGCCATCCGACCGGGCGGCATTCTAGCGAATACCGACGTTTTCCGCACGGGGTCCGATCAACCGTCCTCGGTTCGGGCCAGGCTGGCGCGGACCAGGTCCCGATTGAGCCTGGCGATGAACTCGACCCCGATCTCCTTGG
It encodes:
- a CDS encoding RluA family pseudouridine synthase, which produces MSEPITRYVVGRREDGKRLDHYLHQRIPGLSRARIQLMIRERVTLSWQERVRVATPVRAEGVIEIGWVPLNEEPLDITIPVLTRGDGWLAVDKPAGIPVHPVNRVRENTLIRMLRRQEQQPDLRLAHRLDRETSGALLVAEDAATARQLSRAFAKGQMRKEYLAWLQGELADDEGVVDQPIGNDEASPIYVKLKTGCGKPARTRFRVERREVGRTLVRMFPATGRRHQLRLHALALGHPILGDILYGRDEQDYLAMVAGDDPRPGRNEPLRQLLHCARMALAADDGPTLDVHAPLPSDMR
- a CDS encoding VCBS repeat-containing protein; this encodes MPRPSFVSRSITPTLGIFFWTLVGIAGFVSAATADDDAWWQKVQADIADGEYAVRQQVDEQGSRLQAPNRAQGFRSTFDRRGVSLEPRDVVRSTLADDAWSWGLSLTRISRGGIGRQDVEALAPIADRRAPNRVHYPRAGHDEWFVNDPEGLEHGFTFYTPPRPGGEKTGDLRLELELSGTLSARLDSDRRGADFLDASGQRRLRYAGLQVNDATGAELSAWMEAWNRAGRRGLTIRVDDRDAVYPIVVDPLATVPGWTSDGDLAGAAHGAAATGVGDVNDDGFDDIVVAAPRFDGGLVDEGRVQLFLGAAGGPGTTPAWTVEGEQAGALFGSSVAAAGDLNGDGIADLAIGAEAYLTGGGGRDGAAYAYLGSSSGPALVADWMVESPLGMTLGDDRFGASVAAAGDIDGDGFGDLIIGAPGYGQPESAEGAAALFLGSAVLPATTPAWLFEGDQIDAAVGTSVAWAGDINGDGFADVVVGAPGYNDLPVGEGTAFAFYGGAGGLASTPDWSFDSNQPDAGLGGSVASAGDVNGDGFSDVIVGAEGFDAATVDSGRSFVFHGSAAGLSVGPDWFRSPFQPQGSLGGLRSGRSVASAGDINGDGYADVIVGIPFGNANDSDGAVEAFYGSSDGLALQRAWIASGGQTGSEFGAQVATAGDVNGDGFSDLLVGAPAFDDVAIDEGRTHLFFGGPEGPATDASWQVDGMADFDQLGRSVSGAGDVNGDGFADVIVGAYLVDGVGPQSGRALVYHGNPSGLSAMADWSADGDRAEGLFGYSVSGLGDINGDGYDDVAVGAAFHDNGESDEGRVFVYHGSPTGLAAIPAWDAEGDQIDALFGAAVAGAGDVNGDGYADLLIGAVLHDEMFEDEGRALVYHGSADGLSLVADWTADGAQAEALLGRSVAGAGDINGDGYDDVVVGLPRYDDGQFDEGQARLYLGSAGGLDSSAVWTFSGDQTQALLGNSVTGVGDINGDGFADVVIGAPLQENGEIDEGCAFAFYGSAAGLPVDPNWIGESDQVSAQFGFSVSGAGDVNGDGHADLIVGSYRFDELVPDAGRAFVYLGTDTGFPTTPSWSVGSDQVFGSFGYSVSSAGDVNGDGVADLIIGALQYDEAATDGGSAFLYFGNDGAGTTIGAQQRRDDDLAPIGSPGVSDVVDGFRLAAIGRSPMGRGRVRLESEVKPSGMQFDGSQTGGGAWLDSGLVGASFSETVTGLPGDTAYHWRARIRYEPLTSPFQRHGRWVNVPDRGQEERDLVLRDCVDVDGDGYGVTGSPACPAGGSRDCDDDDSGVFAGATQVCDGLNTDCLDPAWPALQDFDDDGDEDLCDNCTDQDDDGFGDPGFGNGCADDNCPRVSNLTQADGDADGAGDACDTCPGISDPGQADADFDGRGDACDICPAVGNAGQFDGDGDGLGDACDLCPFLSGGANLDSDGDGVGEPCDLCPATADAFQVDTDGDLAGDECDLDDDADGLDDDVDNCVVAANPLQEDVDEDGVGDLCDNCPMTANTNQFDFDLDGIGVLCDTCVDSDGDGFGDFGSVTTDCPEEDDLCVQDPLNDIDGDLVCGNLDSCPFAANALQDCDMDANTADMQCDDDSDDVGNVCDNCPTFANPDQRDTDRDGVGDRCDLDDDNDGVDDVDDPDPDGDGVLTDFDGDGEYEPCGSGGHLGCDDNCASVANGNQRDVDSDLVGDACDDDDGQVEGLNVDTIEVAGQRIVYMDWRPETSAAFYLVYRGDIANVAVNAGDCFGPPLLLAERILQDTPAPGAGFFYLVGTRGNAGDGSLGLDGRQRARRPGTTCSLVPS
- the fusA gene encoding elongation factor G, encoding MSQDLSKLRNIGISAHIDSGKTTLTERVLFYTNRIRKIHDVKGKDGVGAKMDSMELERERGITIASAATHCEWKDHHINIIDTPGHVDFTIEVERSLRVLDGAVLVLCSVAGVQSQSITVDRQMRRYKVPRLAFVNKLDRSGANPIKVCGELREKLKLNAVLLQLPIGLEDKHVGVVDLIEMKASYFDGEAGETIRVEDVPEDMVERATEYREILLDAASMHSDELMEAILEEKVDNEMLRTAIRRGVLSLGLTPVLMGSAYKNKGVQLLLDAVNAFLPAPDEIENVAIDIEDDEKPVPLHSDPSKPLVSLAFKLEEGRFGQLTYVRLYEGSLKKGDEIVNTRTGKGVRVGRLVRMHSDEMEDITHASAGDIVALFGIDCASGDTFTNGRRVAMTSMHVPEPVIHLSIKAKDRKAEANLAKALNRFMKEDPTFRSRVDEESLETIISGMGELHLDVYVERMKREYKAEVEVGAPQVAYREAISRRAEFNYTHKKQTGGAGQYGRVAGYIEPMENGDYEFVDSIRGGAIPGEYIPSVDKGFKSMMKTGLLIGFPVTGLRVDINDGNSHAVDSSDNAFQAAGRGAFREVYMRAKPVILEPIMRVSIEGPGEFQGVFVKTVMQRRAVIAGTTEEEGFVRVDADVPLSEMFGYSTDLRSATQGKAEYTMEFAKYAPVPNEISEELIEKYRKEKANA